A genomic region of Fundidesulfovibrio terrae contains the following coding sequences:
- a CDS encoding NAD-dependent succinate-semialdehyde dehydrogenase: MMQSINPATGQLVAEYPEHTPAQVEAILAGNHTALRCWRTHSVRERAACLHKAADILAERTQELAGLITLEMGKPVGEALAEIKRCVNVCRFYADSAEQMLAPEYPPGAPPDARIVFDPLGSVLAVMPWNFPLWQAMRCAAPALMAGNAFLLKHAPSVTGCALALEKVLAASGLPEDLFRVLVVAEDRVAGIIADARVRAVSLTGSCRAGAAVAEAAGRSLKKAVLELGGSDPFIVLEDADLDTAVHTAVGARFYNGGQTCVSAKRFLVARAVLARFEERMAKSVKLLKMGDPTHPEVRIGPMARSDLRRNLDRQVRESVSMGARVVVEGGPVDGPGFYFRPVVLSGVKPGMPVFDEEVFGPVASIISVTDAQEALRLANQTRFGLGASVWSRDVAKATKLASFVEAGTVAVNTLVKSDPRLPFGGVKDSGFGRELGRQGLMEFVNVKVMRIPG; this comes from the coding sequence ATGATGCAGAGCATAAATCCGGCCACGGGGCAGCTCGTGGCCGAGTATCCCGAGCATACCCCCGCCCAGGTGGAGGCCATCCTGGCCGGCAACCACACGGCCCTGCGTTGTTGGCGCACGCACAGCGTGCGCGAGCGCGCCGCCTGCCTGCACAAGGCTGCGGACATCCTCGCCGAGCGGACCCAGGAGCTGGCCGGGCTGATCACCCTGGAGATGGGCAAGCCCGTGGGCGAGGCCCTGGCCGAGATCAAGCGCTGCGTGAACGTCTGCCGCTTCTACGCGGACAGCGCCGAGCAGATGCTGGCCCCGGAATATCCGCCGGGCGCGCCTCCCGACGCCCGTATCGTGTTCGATCCGCTGGGGTCTGTCCTGGCGGTGATGCCCTGGAACTTCCCCTTGTGGCAGGCCATGCGCTGCGCGGCCCCGGCGCTCATGGCGGGAAACGCCTTCCTGCTCAAGCACGCCCCGTCCGTGACCGGCTGCGCCCTGGCCCTGGAGAAGGTCCTGGCCGCGTCCGGCCTCCCGGAGGACCTGTTCAGGGTGCTGGTGGTGGCCGAGGACCGGGTGGCCGGAATCATCGCGGACGCGCGGGTGCGCGCGGTGAGCCTGACGGGCTCCTGCCGGGCGGGCGCGGCCGTGGCCGAGGCGGCCGGGCGCTCGCTCAAGAAGGCGGTGCTGGAGCTTGGCGGCTCGGACCCGTTCATCGTGCTGGAGGACGCCGACCTGGACACGGCGGTGCACACTGCCGTGGGGGCGCGTTTCTACAACGGCGGGCAGACCTGCGTGTCGGCCAAGCGTTTCCTGGTGGCCAGGGCGGTGCTCGCGCGCTTCGAGGAGCGCATGGCCAAGTCCGTTAAGCTTCTCAAGATGGGCGATCCCACGCATCCCGAGGTTCGCATCGGCCCCATGGCCCGCAGCGACTTGCGGCGCAACCTGGACCGCCAGGTGCGCGAGTCCGTGTCCATGGGGGCCCGGGTGGTGGTGGAGGGCGGGCCGGTGGACGGCCCGGGATTCTACTTCCGGCCGGTTGTGCTCTCCGGAGTGAAGCCGGGCATGCCGGTGTTCGACGAGGAGGTCTTCGGGCCCGTGGCAAGCATCATTTCGGTCACGGACGCGCAGGAGGCCCTGCGGCTGGCCAACCAGACCCGTTTCGGGCTCGGGGCCAGCGTGTGGAGCCGGGACGTGGCCAAGGCCACCAAGCTGGCTTCGTTCGTCGAGGCCGGGACGGTGGCCGTGAACACCCTGGTGAAATCCGACCCCAGGCTGCCCTTCGGAGGGGTCAAGGATTCGGGCTTCGGGCGCGAGCTCGGGCGCCAGGGGCTGATGGAATTCGTCAACGTGAAGGTCATGCGCATCCCCGGCTGA
- a CDS encoding oligopeptide/dipeptide ABC transporter ATP-binding protein — protein sequence MTAPPLPHEEPRVNACLEFRNVRKSYSVRRGVFSARAELEAVAGVDLSVSHGETVGLVGESGCGKSTLARMAVRLEPPTSGHILMDGRDLWEDPDLPQAMPELAQMVFQDPFSSLDPRMTVAQSVAEGLEARKVGDSASRKRRVLELLDMVGLTADHAGRYPHQFSGGQRQRAAIARALALNPRLVVCDEPVSALDVSIQAQVINILEDLKTRLGLTYLFISHDLAVVSHLSDRVAVMYAGRLMELAPADRLYAEPLHPYTRMLLAAIPAPDPRAGHAAPSSVQETALNAGGPCALAPRCPEADRDCLGTPPPWREAAPGHFVRCHKN from the coding sequence ATGACCGCGCCGCCGTTGCCGCATGAGGAACCGCGCGTGAACGCCTGCCTGGAATTCAGGAACGTGCGCAAATCCTACTCCGTCCGCCGGGGCGTCTTCAGCGCGCGGGCCGAGCTGGAGGCCGTGGCCGGGGTGGACCTGTCCGTCTCCCACGGCGAGACCGTGGGGCTGGTGGGCGAATCCGGATGCGGCAAATCCACCCTGGCGCGCATGGCCGTGCGCCTGGAGCCCCCCACCAGCGGGCATATCCTCATGGACGGGCGCGACCTCTGGGAGGACCCGGACCTGCCCCAGGCCATGCCGGAGCTTGCCCAGATGGTCTTCCAGGACCCCTTCTCGTCGCTGGACCCGCGCATGACCGTGGCCCAGTCCGTGGCCGAGGGACTCGAGGCCCGCAAGGTGGGAGACAGCGCCTCGCGCAAGAGGCGCGTGCTGGAGCTTTTGGACATGGTGGGCCTCACCGCCGACCACGCAGGGCGTTATCCGCACCAGTTTTCCGGCGGCCAGCGACAGCGCGCCGCCATCGCCCGAGCCCTGGCCCTGAACCCCAGGCTGGTGGTCTGCGACGAGCCGGTCTCGGCCCTGGACGTGTCCATCCAGGCCCAGGTGATCAACATCCTGGAGGACCTCAAAACCCGCCTGGGGCTCACCTATCTTTTCATTTCCCACGACCTGGCCGTGGTCAGCCACTTGAGCGACCGGGTCGCCGTGATGTACGCGGGCAGGCTCATGGAGCTGGCACCCGCGGACCGGTTGTACGCCGAGCCGCTGCACCCCTACACGCGCATGCTGCTGGCGGCCATCCCGGCCCCGGACCCGAGGGCCGGCCACGCCGCGCCGTCGTCCGTGCAGGAAACGGCCCTCAACGCGGGCGGCCCGTGCGCCCTGGCCCCGCGCTGCCCCGAGGCGGACCGGGACTGTCTCGGAACCCCGCCCCCCTGGCGGGAGGCAGCGCCCGGCCACTTCGTGCGCTGCCACAAGAATTGA
- a CDS encoding ABC transporter ATP-binding protein — protein sequence MEPLLRLDNLSTVFTTSDGPAPAVDAVSFALDQGQTLGLVGESGCGKTVLSLSILGLVPPPGRITGGRVLFKGRDLAAASPEELRRVRGAQIGMIFQEPMTSLNPVMRVGRQVAEPLMLHLSMTKAQAREHSADLLAQVGLPNPQDTLDAYPHELSGGMRQRVMIAMALACGPKLLIADEPTTALDVTIQKQILELMDSLAQAHGLAMLLITHNLGVVARTCERVGVMYAGRLVELSPVQNLFDGPLHPYSQGLMASLPRLGSRHTRLTPVEGAVPPLTALPSGCHFHPRCPRAFARCSREIPPTFRPEAGREVRCWLYGDGGRA from the coding sequence ATGGAACCCCTCCTGCGACTCGACAACCTGAGCACGGTCTTCACCACCTCGGACGGCCCGGCCCCCGCCGTGGACGCGGTGAGCTTCGCCCTGGACCAGGGACAGACCCTGGGGTTGGTGGGCGAATCCGGCTGCGGCAAGACGGTGCTCTCGCTCTCCATCCTGGGGCTGGTGCCTCCTCCGGGCAGGATCACCGGCGGGCGCGTGCTGTTTAAGGGCCGCGACCTGGCCGCGGCCTCCCCCGAGGAGCTGCGGCGGGTGCGCGGGGCGCAGATCGGCATGATCTTCCAGGAGCCCATGACCTCGCTCAACCCGGTGATGCGCGTGGGCCGCCAAGTGGCCGAGCCGCTCATGCTGCACCTTAGCATGACCAAGGCCCAGGCTCGCGAGCATTCCGCCGACCTGTTGGCCCAGGTGGGCCTGCCAAATCCCCAGGACACCCTGGACGCCTACCCCCACGAACTTTCCGGCGGCATGCGCCAGCGGGTGATGATCGCCATGGCCCTGGCCTGCGGCCCCAAGCTCCTCATCGCGGACGAGCCCACCACCGCCCTGGACGTGACCATCCAGAAACAGATTCTCGAGCTCATGGACTCCCTGGCCCAGGCGCACGGGCTGGCCATGCTGCTCATCACCCACAACCTGGGCGTGGTGGCCCGCACCTGCGAACGCGTGGGCGTGATGTACGCAGGCAGGCTGGTGGAGCTTTCCCCCGTGCAGAACCTCTTCGACGGCCCGCTGCACCCCTACTCGCAGGGACTCATGGCCTCGCTGCCCAGGCTCGGTTCGCGCCACACGCGCCTCACCCCGGTGGAGGGAGCGGTGCCCCCGCTGACCGCCCTGCCGTCCGGCTGTCATTTCCATCCGCGCTGTCCCCGGGCCTTCGCGCGCTGCTCGCGCGAGATTCCGCCGACCTTCAGGCCAGAGGCCGGGCGTGAAGTCCGTTGCTGGCTCTACGGCGACGGAGGCCGGGCATGA
- the trmFO gene encoding methylenetetrahydrofolate--tRNA-(uracil(54)-C(5))-methyltransferase (FADH(2)-oxidizing) TrmFO: protein MKTFAVVGGGLAGCECAVVLARSGARVTLFEMKPGRMSPAHVSPDLAELVCSNSLRSDDADSAIGLLKREMESLGSLTIEAARATAVPAGKALAVDRELFAAYVTRKVGEEPNITVERREITSLDDPALAGFDAVVVAAGPLASPELAGSLAAAIGAGSLYFYDAIAPIVFAHSIDRDKVFSQSRWEEGEGDYLNCPMEKDEYTAFHQALLDGEKVQPREFEKEIHFEGCMPVEALAERGFKTLVFGPLKPVGLTDPKTGRRPYAVVQLRPENAEMTTYNLVGFQTKLKYPEQERIFRMIPGLEKAEFARLGSIHRNTYVDAPKVLTADLELAARPGVYLAGQITGVEGYVESAACGLWLGHHLARGLTPPPEETAMGALLAHLRRPAKKFQPSNVNYGLTPDLTERAKKDSRKALYAARARTAWGEWGIKCSMCSEGASAV, encoded by the coding sequence GTGAAGACTTTTGCGGTGGTGGGTGGTGGTTTGGCCGGGTGCGAGTGCGCCGTGGTTCTGGCGCGTTCGGGCGCCCGTGTCACGCTTTTCGAGATGAAGCCCGGACGCATGAGCCCGGCCCACGTGAGCCCTGACCTGGCGGAGCTGGTGTGCTCCAATTCGCTGCGCTCCGACGACGCGGACAGCGCCATCGGATTGCTCAAGCGCGAGATGGAGAGCCTGGGGAGCCTTACGATCGAGGCGGCGCGGGCCACGGCGGTCCCGGCGGGCAAGGCCCTGGCCGTGGACCGCGAACTCTTCGCGGCTTACGTGACCCGCAAGGTCGGCGAGGAGCCGAACATCACCGTGGAACGCCGCGAAATCACGTCCCTCGACGATCCGGCACTGGCCGGGTTCGACGCGGTGGTGGTGGCGGCCGGTCCTCTGGCCTCGCCGGAACTCGCAGGGAGCCTCGCGGCGGCCATCGGAGCGGGCAGCCTCTATTTTTATGACGCCATCGCGCCCATCGTGTTCGCCCACTCCATAGACCGGGACAAGGTGTTCTCCCAGTCGCGCTGGGAGGAAGGCGAGGGCGACTACCTCAACTGCCCCATGGAGAAGGACGAGTACACGGCCTTCCATCAGGCGCTGCTCGACGGCGAAAAGGTGCAGCCGCGCGAGTTCGAGAAGGAGATCCACTTCGAGGGCTGCATGCCCGTGGAGGCCCTGGCCGAGCGCGGCTTTAAGACGTTGGTGTTCGGGCCGCTCAAGCCCGTGGGGCTCACCGACCCCAAGACCGGCAGGCGCCCCTACGCCGTGGTGCAGCTGCGCCCGGAAAACGCGGAGATGACCACCTACAACCTGGTGGGCTTCCAGACCAAACTCAAATACCCGGAGCAGGAGCGGATATTCCGGATGATCCCCGGTCTTGAGAAGGCCGAGTTCGCACGGCTCGGGTCGATACACCGCAACACGTACGTGGACGCGCCCAAGGTGCTGACCGCCGATCTTGAGCTTGCCGCGCGGCCGGGAGTGTACCTGGCCGGGCAGATCACCGGGGTAGAGGGGTATGTGGAGAGCGCGGCCTGCGGCCTGTGGCTGGGGCACCATCTGGCCAGGGGACTGACCCCGCCGCCGGAAGAGACGGCCATGGGGGCGCTGCTGGCCCACCTGCGGCGGCCCGCAAAGAAGTTCCAGCCTTCAAACGTGAATTATGGGCTCACGCCGGACTTGACCGAGCGGGCCAAGAAGGATTCGCGCAAGGCGCTCTATGCCGCGCGGGCCAGGACGGCGTGGGGGGAATGGGGAATAAAATGTTCGATGTGTAGCGAAGGGGCAAGTGCTGTTTAG
- a CDS encoding pentapeptide repeat-containing protein: protein MHNSQRQHTLLIVILFNIAITIRTTPALATQDIQCTSFYHELYEISTLNVLSPVNDEILKNLINNSKHMPIRILAKSIQNHNLKYFTILYSWPSSKHINEYTVIGYPKHSETNTFEAEDNTIDKDKQNYIYFDIDISSIRPGTTLRNIIFINTHFKNTQIDHIKFYNCLFINCTFTDTSWKSATINNAMFDIKKDLFDIVDKITPSKRIKPRNTITDSNIYNSTFNGEIRDFHFDKSLFVNAKFKNSTIEDCSFTSCSLNDADFSNSIIINTDINNARLLKININNATVQFTGIPDANFIGEIANIKTSRASEPHFTFLQWLKNTYSTKSLDSKYKEATFALELSKKQSSSSADGKQYLSTFFYYSCEYGLNNARLINALLTIIIIFSIIYFLSSYNPLFSIHTNKACFYKKNSTHGLFISYPKGGVSCESLKYSDRQLLFHNPHDFIHAIYISLLMSSRIGWRDLTISNWITRLQPTEATYDTHGWIRIAAGIQSLSSIILIVVYLVANFGKPFN, encoded by the coding sequence ATGCATAACTCACAGCGACAACACACCTTACTCATTGTCATTCTTTTCAATATCGCGATCACAATCAGAACGACTCCAGCACTTGCCACACAAGACATTCAATGCACTTCGTTTTATCATGAATTATATGAAATTAGCACCCTCAATGTATTGTCACCCGTCAATGACGAAATATTAAAAAATTTAATTAACAACTCAAAGCACATGCCCATAAGGATACTCGCGAAGAGCATACAAAACCATAACCTTAAATACTTTACCATTCTCTACTCTTGGCCCTCATCAAAACACATCAATGAATATACTGTCATAGGCTATCCAAAACACAGCGAAACAAACACTTTTGAAGCAGAAGACAATACGATTGATAAGGACAAACAAAATTATATTTATTTCGACATTGACATCTCGTCAATACGCCCAGGCACAACACTAAGAAATATTATATTTATAAACACTCACTTCAAAAATACACAAATCGACCACATCAAATTTTACAACTGCTTATTCATAAATTGCACATTCACCGACACATCATGGAAATCAGCGACTATAAACAATGCCATGTTTGATATAAAAAAAGATTTATTCGACATTGTCGACAAAATAACCCCCTCAAAAAGGATAAAACCAAGAAACACCATAACCGACTCTAATATATACAATAGTACGTTCAACGGGGAAATACGCGACTTTCACTTTGACAAATCTTTATTTGTCAACGCAAAATTCAAAAACAGTACGATCGAAGACTGTAGCTTCACATCGTGCTCACTAAATGATGCAGATTTTAGCAACTCTATAATAATAAATACAGACATAAACAACGCAAGACTATTAAAAATCAACATAAACAACGCCACTGTTCAATTCACTGGAATACCAGACGCAAACTTTATCGGGGAAATCGCCAACATAAAAACATCACGAGCATCTGAACCTCATTTTACATTCTTGCAATGGCTAAAAAATACTTATTCAACAAAATCACTTGATTCAAAATACAAAGAAGCAACATTTGCACTCGAATTATCAAAAAAACAAAGTTCCTCGTCAGCTGATGGAAAGCAATACTTGAGCACATTTTTTTATTATTCTTGCGAATACGGACTCAATAATGCACGTCTGATCAACGCACTGTTGACAATTATTATTATATTCTCAATCATATACTTTTTGTCTTCATATAATCCACTCTTTTCAATACATACCAACAAAGCTTGTTTTTACAAAAAAAACAGCACCCATGGATTGTTTATATCTTATCCGAAGGGTGGTGTGTCGTGTGAATCGTTAAAATACAGCGACAGGCAACTATTATTTCACAATCCACACGATTTTATACATGCAATATACATAAGCCTGCTAATGTCTTCTCGGATCGGATGGAGAGATTTAACAATATCAAACTGGATAACCAGACTCCAACCAACAGAGGCAACCTATGACACACATGGATGGATACGAATTGCAGCGGGGATACAATCGTTGAGCAGCATAATACTTATTGTCGTGTATCTCGTTGCAAACTTTGGGAAACCATTTAACTAG
- the pyrF gene encoding orotidine-5'-phosphate decarboxylase has product MGIKDIALRERIIFALDVDNGADALTFVDLLGDTIGYYKIGLQLFLAEGFDLVERIRERGGKGHKIMLDLKFLDIPQTTGLAMREAAKRGVEMATIHAHVGSVCHAAVAQAGQTKVLGVTVMTSYGETELAELGYPGTIEDLVVARAGIALAAGCGGIVASAREAALLRHTYGDDFVIVTPGIRPASLGSHMGNDDQHRVMTPGRAIAAGADHLVVGRPISRAEKPVEVAQAMLREVEEALG; this is encoded by the coding sequence ATGGGCATCAAGGACATCGCGCTTCGCGAGCGCATCATCTTCGCGCTGGACGTGGACAACGGGGCCGACGCCCTCACGTTCGTGGACCTCTTGGGCGACACCATCGGCTACTACAAGATCGGCCTGCAGCTCTTCCTGGCCGAGGGCTTCGATCTGGTGGAGCGCATCCGCGAGCGCGGCGGCAAGGGCCACAAGATCATGCTGGACCTGAAATTTCTGGACATCCCCCAGACCACGGGCCTGGCCATGCGCGAGGCGGCCAAGCGCGGGGTGGAGATGGCCACCATCCACGCCCACGTGGGGAGCGTCTGCCATGCCGCCGTGGCCCAGGCCGGGCAGACCAAGGTGCTGGGCGTCACGGTGATGACCAGCTACGGCGAGACCGAGCTCGCGGAACTCGGTTATCCCGGGACGATTGAAGATCTTGTGGTGGCCCGGGCCGGGATCGCCCTGGCCGCGGGATGCGGCGGCATCGTGGCCTCGGCGCGGGAGGCGGCGCTATTGCGCCATACCTACGGGGACGATTTCGTGATCGTCACGCCCGGCATCCGCCCGGCGAGCCTGGGAAGCCACATGGGCAACGACGACCAGCACCGGGTGATGACCCCGGGCCGGGCCATCGCCGCCGGAGCGGACCATCTGGTGGTGGGAAGGCCCATCAGCCGGGCGGAGAAGCCGGTGGAGGTGGCGCAGGCGATGTTAAGGGAGGTTGAGGAGGCGTTGGGATAA
- a CDS encoding DUF3536 domain-containing protein: MDKHLCIHGHFYQPPREDPWLGAILPEGSAAPSLNWNQRITRESYAPLARARRLDGSGRIVEVMNCYEWMSFNAGPTLLAWMAQADPDTVRLMAEADRASLARLGHGNALAQVYHHQILPLATQLDKELEVAWAVDDFQARFGRAPEGMWLAETAVDTDTLEVLAANSIRFTILAPGQAQAVGPLSNGHWTPVDQGSLDIRQPYLVKLPSGRSISVFFYDGPLSQAVAFERLLADGEGFWRRLSQAASPGLLALATDGETYGHHFTFGEMALAFVLDQARQGRDGVGLTNFAAFLAANPPRMQVRLHEPSAWSCAHGVARWLSPCGCVTGGHAGWHQRWRAPLRQALQRVKDMADQHYFQRGASCFADPRAALTAYGKVLAGLTDQDAFAKEHFRAKLPAKDQAAAWKLLAMQQWGLSSLASCAWFFDEVSRIEPVNALTYALRAMELAERTGAASIEAEVVSILETAESNVPEYGNAATIWRKAVTPRRESDASLAAQALVTLWGEDRLPGPGASAQAVWPGVAVTVQAKDASGGTASIAWALESGADEVRWTWSPPASGDLLATPVTVEGPAGRTVFVPRELPVNKRQGLADAFAVRASDALWQDSVSRMTLGANLITEIQEAQSTLTLAPRWAGMWAPLAWAYVWGLDLSPKQRELLLAFLRQCGGCGFERAGLMERLNARALAQAASPAPDWDELGRMVGRVRELGLPEDWWAVQNLLWDRKLDQGEGKVFAQLLGFK; encoded by the coding sequence ATGGACAAACACCTGTGCATCCACGGCCATTTCTACCAGCCCCCCCGTGAGGACCCCTGGCTGGGCGCCATCCTTCCCGAAGGCAGCGCCGCACCGAGCCTCAACTGGAACCAGCGCATCACCCGCGAATCCTACGCCCCGCTCGCCCGGGCGCGCCGCCTGGACGGTTCGGGGCGCATCGTCGAGGTGATGAACTGCTACGAGTGGATGAGCTTCAACGCGGGTCCCACGCTGCTCGCCTGGATGGCCCAGGCCGATCCGGACACGGTGCGGCTCATGGCCGAGGCCGACCGGGCAAGCCTCGCGCGCCTGGGGCACGGCAACGCCCTGGCCCAGGTGTACCACCACCAGATCCTCCCCCTGGCCACCCAGCTGGACAAGGAGCTGGAAGTCGCCTGGGCCGTGGACGACTTCCAGGCCCGCTTCGGGCGCGCCCCCGAAGGCATGTGGCTGGCCGAGACCGCCGTGGACACCGACACCCTGGAGGTGCTGGCGGCCAACTCCATCCGCTTCACCATCCTGGCTCCAGGACAGGCCCAGGCCGTCGGTCCCCTGAGCAACGGCCACTGGACCCCGGTGGACCAGGGCAGCCTGGACATCCGCCAGCCCTACCTGGTGAAGCTGCCCTCCGGGCGTTCCATCAGCGTGTTCTTCTACGACGGCCCCCTGTCCCAGGCCGTGGCCTTCGAGCGGCTCCTGGCCGACGGCGAGGGCTTCTGGCGCAGGCTCTCCCAGGCGGCCAGCCCCGGTCTCCTGGCCCTGGCCACCGACGGCGAGACCTACGGCCACCACTTCACCTTCGGCGAGATGGCCCTGGCCTTCGTGCTGGACCAGGCCCGGCAGGGCCGCGACGGAGTGGGCCTGACCAACTTCGCCGCCTTCCTGGCCGCCAACCCGCCCCGGATGCAGGTCAGGCTGCACGAGCCCTCCGCCTGGAGCTGCGCCCACGGGGTTGCGCGCTGGCTCTCGCCCTGCGGCTGCGTAACCGGCGGCCACGCGGGCTGGCACCAGCGCTGGCGCGCGCCCCTTCGCCAGGCCCTGCAGCGGGTCAAGGACATGGCCGACCAGCATTACTTCCAGCGCGGGGCCTCCTGCTTCGCAGACCCCAGGGCGGCGCTCACGGCCTACGGGAAGGTCCTGGCCGGGCTCACGGACCAGGACGCCTTCGCCAAGGAACATTTCCGGGCCAAGCTCCCGGCCAAGGACCAGGCGGCCGCCTGGAAGCTTCTGGCCATGCAGCAGTGGGGGTTGTCGTCCCTGGCCAGCTGCGCCTGGTTCTTCGATGAGGTCTCGCGCATCGAGCCGGTCAACGCTCTCACCTACGCCCTGCGGGCCATGGAACTGGCCGAGCGAACCGGCGCGGCCTCCATCGAGGCCGAAGTGGTCTCCATCCTGGAGACGGCCGAATCCAACGTGCCCGAGTACGGCAACGCCGCAACGATCTGGCGCAAGGCGGTCACGCCGCGCCGCGAATCCGACGCCTCGCTTGCCGCCCAGGCCCTCGTCACCCTCTGGGGCGAGGATCGCCTGCCAGGTCCCGGAGCGAGCGCCCAGGCCGTGTGGCCGGGCGTGGCCGTCACCGTGCAGGCCAAGGATGCGTCCGGCGGGACGGCGTCCATCGCCTGGGCCCTGGAATCCGGCGCGGACGAAGTGCGCTGGACGTGGTCTCCGCCCGCAAGCGGGGACCTCCTGGCCACGCCCGTCACGGTGGAGGGCCCGGCCGGGCGGACCGTGTTCGTCCCGCGCGAACTGCCCGTGAACAAGCGCCAGGGGCTGGCCGACGCCTTCGCGGTGCGGGCCTCGGACGCGCTGTGGCAGGACTCCGTGAGCCGCATGACGCTGGGCGCAAACCTCATCACGGAAATCCAGGAGGCCCAGTCCACCCTGACGCTGGCCCCGCGCTGGGCCGGCATGTGGGCGCCCCTGGCCTGGGCCTACGTCTGGGGGCTTGACCTTTCGCCCAAACAGCGCGAACTCCTGCTCGCGTTTCTGCGCCAGTGCGGCGGCTGCGGCTTCGAGCGGGCCGGGCTCATGGAGCGCCTGAACGCCCGGGCGCTGGCCCAGGCCGCCTCGCCCGCGCCGGACTGGGACGAGCTCGGCCGCATGGTGGGCCGGGTGCGGGAGCTTGGCCTGCCCGAGGACTGGTGGGCCGTGCAGAACCTCCTCTGGGACAGGAAGCTCGACCAGGGCGAGGGCAAGGTCTTCGCCCAACTGCTGGGATTCAAGTGA